A single genomic interval of Rhododendron vialii isolate Sample 1 chromosome 3a, ASM3025357v1 harbors:
- the LOC131321389 gene encoding B3 domain-containing protein At2g36080-like isoform X3, translated as MPINHYPSDLPQSLWWIHPQQPLMDPTTPIKPSDHHRTAANAASPFSAPLNFNLNQYNDEFDSSLDRESESPDKRQLRIGNDQFNLDVIKEPMFEKPLTPSDVGKLNRLVIPKQHAEKHFPLGSGGGGGSGDSGGLLLSFEDESGKSWRFRYSYWNSSQSYVLTKGWSRFVKEKRLDAGDVVLFLRHRVDADRLFIGWRRRGAAPGQVLVAGGSGAGVNSGGGGSGWGRRVYYSAHAYPVHPQPAPHGNGPCFPYQPDCLHAGAGGQNQTSSSSKNSKTLRLFGVNMECHQQPPSLLPDESEPSTPDGSSTSSQGGQPHYYHYSTNLPHPSSSNHMESWS; from the exons ATGCCCATAAACCACTACCCCTCAGACCTCCCCCAATCACTCTGGTGGATACACCCCCAACAACCCCTCATGGACCCAACAACTCCCATTAAACCCTCAGACCACCACCGAACCGCCGCCAACGCCGCCTCCCCATTCTCCGCCCCTCTCAATTTCAACCTCAACCAATACAACGACGAGTTCGACAGCTCTCTCGACAGAGAATCTGAGAGCCCCGACAAGCGGCAATTGCGAATCGGCAACGACCAATTCAATCTGGACGTGATAAAAGAGCCGATGTTCGAGAAGCCGCTGACGCCGAGCGACGTGGGGAAGCTGAACAGGCTGGTGATCCCGAAGCAGCACGCCGAGAAGCACTTCCCGCTGGGATCGGGCGGGGGCGGAGGGAGCGGAGACTCGGGGGGGCTGCTGCTGAGTTTCGAGGACGAGTCGGGGAAGTCGTGGAGGTTCCGGTACTCGTACTGGAACAGCAGCCAGAGCTACGTGCTGACCAAGGGATGGAGCCGCTTCGTCAAGGAGAAGCGGCTCGACGCGGGGGACGTCGTCTTGTTCCTGCGCCACCGGGTCGACGCCGACCGGCTTTTCATAGGGTGGAGGCGGCGGGGGGCGGCGCCGGGTCAAGTACTGGTGGCGGGTGGGAGTGGGGCGGGAGTGAATAGTGGAGGTGGGGGTAGTGGGTGGGGCCGCCGCGTGTACTATTCTGCGCATGCTTATCCTGTGCACCCACAGCCAGCTCCTCATGGAAATGGGCCTTGTTTTCCCTACCAACCTGACTGTCTTCATGCAG GAGCAGGTGGGCAGAACCAAACGTCGTCCTCTAGCAAAAACTCCAAGACACTAAGGTTATTTGGGGTGAACATGGAGTGCCACCAGCAGCCGCCGTCGCTGCTGCCAGATGAGTCCGAGCCATCCACACCAGATGGTTCATCGACATCGAGCCAGGGCGGTCAACCCCACTACTACCACTACTCCACCAACCTACCTCATCCTTCTAGTTCTAACCACATG GAATCCTGGTCTTAG
- the LOC131321389 gene encoding B3 domain-containing protein At2g36080-like isoform X2 produces MPINHYPSDLPQSLWWIHPQQPLMDPTTPIKPSDHHRTAANAASPFSAPLNFNLNQYNDEFDSSLDRESESPDKRQLRIGNDQFNLDVIKEPMFEKPLTPSDVGKLNRLVIPKQHAEKHFPLGSGGGGGSGDSGGLLLSFEDESGKSWRFRYSYWNSSQSYVLTKGWSRFVKEKRLDAGDVVLFLRHRVDADRLFIGWRRRGAAPGQVLVAGGSGAGVNSGGGGSGWGRRVYYSAHAYPVHPQPAPHGNGPCFPYQPDCLHAGGQNQTSSSSKNSKTLRLFGVNMECHQQPPSLLPDESEPSTPDGSSTSSQGGQPHYYHYSTNLPHPSSSNHMAQDTNYLRGVNQMRYHQG; encoded by the exons ATGCCCATAAACCACTACCCCTCAGACCTCCCCCAATCACTCTGGTGGATACACCCCCAACAACCCCTCATGGACCCAACAACTCCCATTAAACCCTCAGACCACCACCGAACCGCCGCCAACGCCGCCTCCCCATTCTCCGCCCCTCTCAATTTCAACCTCAACCAATACAACGACGAGTTCGACAGCTCTCTCGACAGAGAATCTGAGAGCCCCGACAAGCGGCAATTGCGAATCGGCAACGACCAATTCAATCTGGACGTGATAAAAGAGCCGATGTTCGAGAAGCCGCTGACGCCGAGCGACGTGGGGAAGCTGAACAGGCTGGTGATCCCGAAGCAGCACGCCGAGAAGCACTTCCCGCTGGGATCGGGCGGGGGCGGAGGGAGCGGAGACTCGGGGGGGCTGCTGCTGAGTTTCGAGGACGAGTCGGGGAAGTCGTGGAGGTTCCGGTACTCGTACTGGAACAGCAGCCAGAGCTACGTGCTGACCAAGGGATGGAGCCGCTTCGTCAAGGAGAAGCGGCTCGACGCGGGGGACGTCGTCTTGTTCCTGCGCCACCGGGTCGACGCCGACCGGCTTTTCATAGGGTGGAGGCGGCGGGGGGCGGCGCCGGGTCAAGTACTGGTGGCGGGTGGGAGTGGGGCGGGAGTGAATAGTGGAGGTGGGGGTAGTGGGTGGGGCCGCCGCGTGTACTATTCTGCGCATGCTTATCCTGTGCACCCACAGCCAGCTCCTCATGGAAATGGGCCTTGTTTTCCCTACCAACCTGACTGTCTTCATGCAG GTGGGCAGAACCAAACGTCGTCCTCTAGCAAAAACTCCAAGACACTAAGGTTATTTGGGGTGAACATGGAGTGCCACCAGCAGCCGCCGTCGCTGCTGCCAGATGAGTCCGAGCCATCCACACCAGATGGTTCATCGACATCGAGCCAGGGCGGTCAACCCCACTACTACCACTACTCCACCAACCTACCTCATCCTTCTAGTTCTAACCACATG
- the LOC131321389 gene encoding B3 domain-containing protein At2g36080-like isoform X1 encodes MPINHYPSDLPQSLWWIHPQQPLMDPTTPIKPSDHHRTAANAASPFSAPLNFNLNQYNDEFDSSLDRESESPDKRQLRIGNDQFNLDVIKEPMFEKPLTPSDVGKLNRLVIPKQHAEKHFPLGSGGGGGSGDSGGLLLSFEDESGKSWRFRYSYWNSSQSYVLTKGWSRFVKEKRLDAGDVVLFLRHRVDADRLFIGWRRRGAAPGQVLVAGGSGAGVNSGGGGSGWGRRVYYSAHAYPVHPQPAPHGNGPCFPYQPDCLHAGAGGQNQTSSSSKNSKTLRLFGVNMECHQQPPSLLPDESEPSTPDGSSTSSQGGQPHYYHYSTNLPHPSSSNHMAQDTNYLRGVNQMRYHQG; translated from the exons ATGCCCATAAACCACTACCCCTCAGACCTCCCCCAATCACTCTGGTGGATACACCCCCAACAACCCCTCATGGACCCAACAACTCCCATTAAACCCTCAGACCACCACCGAACCGCCGCCAACGCCGCCTCCCCATTCTCCGCCCCTCTCAATTTCAACCTCAACCAATACAACGACGAGTTCGACAGCTCTCTCGACAGAGAATCTGAGAGCCCCGACAAGCGGCAATTGCGAATCGGCAACGACCAATTCAATCTGGACGTGATAAAAGAGCCGATGTTCGAGAAGCCGCTGACGCCGAGCGACGTGGGGAAGCTGAACAGGCTGGTGATCCCGAAGCAGCACGCCGAGAAGCACTTCCCGCTGGGATCGGGCGGGGGCGGAGGGAGCGGAGACTCGGGGGGGCTGCTGCTGAGTTTCGAGGACGAGTCGGGGAAGTCGTGGAGGTTCCGGTACTCGTACTGGAACAGCAGCCAGAGCTACGTGCTGACCAAGGGATGGAGCCGCTTCGTCAAGGAGAAGCGGCTCGACGCGGGGGACGTCGTCTTGTTCCTGCGCCACCGGGTCGACGCCGACCGGCTTTTCATAGGGTGGAGGCGGCGGGGGGCGGCGCCGGGTCAAGTACTGGTGGCGGGTGGGAGTGGGGCGGGAGTGAATAGTGGAGGTGGGGGTAGTGGGTGGGGCCGCCGCGTGTACTATTCTGCGCATGCTTATCCTGTGCACCCACAGCCAGCTCCTCATGGAAATGGGCCTTGTTTTCCCTACCAACCTGACTGTCTTCATGCAG GAGCAGGTGGGCAGAACCAAACGTCGTCCTCTAGCAAAAACTCCAAGACACTAAGGTTATTTGGGGTGAACATGGAGTGCCACCAGCAGCCGCCGTCGCTGCTGCCAGATGAGTCCGAGCCATCCACACCAGATGGTTCATCGACATCGAGCCAGGGCGGTCAACCCCACTACTACCACTACTCCACCAACCTACCTCATCCTTCTAGTTCTAACCACATG